The Paenibacillus wynnii DNA window ATGCTGTAACTATACCCACTTCGAGCTCCCCAGGACTACCGATAAGCCTCCCGAATATATCTGATATCGTTAGAATGATTGCCCCTGAAAGAGCTGACATCGGGATAACAAAGCGTAAATCAGGTCCAATAACGAGTCGTACTACATGGGTGGCTAAAAGACCAATAAAGCCAATAGGACCAGCTAATGCTGTTGCTGCACCGCATAATAGAATACCGGCAAAAGCAGCAATTAGTCTAATCATTCCAGTGCGTACTCCCAACCCTGTAGCCACTTCATCACCTAAAGCCAATGCATTTAGTGCCGGTGCTGTGAACAATGCGATTAGTATTCCAACAATTAGAAAAGGAATAAAAGTAGAGATAGAACTCCAGTTTCCTGATCCAACACTGCCTACTTGCCAAAATCTGAATTGATCCATAACGTTTGTACGGGGGATCATAATTGCGATTACTAGAGATGATAATGCAGCACTGGTAGCAGCACCTGCTAAAACGAGTTTAAGGGGGGTGGCACCACCACTCCCCATA harbors:
- a CDS encoding FecCD family ABC transporter permease, whose protein sequence is MMNTSVSENKQLNVPKNFIKVLILLVILLGICVLASLAFGSRTIGWTQLMDGLFHPDVQSHEANVVRQRISRTIFSLMCGAALGVSGALMQSVTRNPIADPSILGVNTGAALFVVCGISFLNISTASQYIWLALLGAIITAIFVFGIGSMGSGGATPLKLVLAGAATSAALSSLVIAIMIPRTNVMDQFRFWQVGSVGSGNWSSISTFIPFLIVGILIALFTAPALNALALGDEVATGLGVRTGMIRLIAAFAGILLCGAATALAGPIGFIGLLATHVVRLVIGPDLRFVIPMSALSGAIILTISDIFGRLIGSPGELEVGIVTAFIGAPILILLTMKAKMRTL